TGTCAATTTATCTTTTATATGCTGAGCATCATTTCCATCATGGGTAACATATATTACCGTCCACATATAATACATTCTCCTTTTGTATTAATATATTTAAATTATTCTTCCTTTTAGAATAATATAATGTATAATATTTAAGCTTTAAAACTAAATAAATTTCTTAAACGCACCATTCCATTTCAATATTATTATAAATGTAATATTTTAATTTTGTCAAAGCTAGAATATTGTAAAACGTTTTCAAAAAAATCTTAAGCAAAGATTTCTTCTTTTTAGCAAATTTTTACAGAATCTTCCCCAACTACTTTTTTTAACTGCTTTATAATTTCTTCATCAATATTTACCCATAAACTTTTATCTGCCTTCAATTTCTTTTTTTCACTCTCTATATATAAATATACTGGAATATTTCCTCTTTTTTTAGATAGTATAGATTTTATAATATTAATTTTCTTTAAATCCATATATTTCAGTTTCAAAAATAATTTTCTACTTACCTCTCTCTTTTCATATTTTACCACATTAATTAATTTTTTAACATTCTCCTTTGTTAATGGAAGTATATTATCAGCTAAAATTTTTGGCTCTTCATCTTCTTTTAAATTTATTTTTCCTATTACTATTACTATACTATCCTCATGCAAATACTCTAATGTTTTATCATAAACAGTTGGAAATACAATCACTTCAACTGGTCCATACAAATCTTCTACTGTCAAAAAAGCCATCAAATTATTATTTTTAGTAACTTTATCTTGTTTTTTTATTATTATACCCGGTATTATTACTTTATCTCCATCCTTAAATTCATGACTCCCACCTTCATCATTCATTTCCCTTAGTTCATTAGAGTTTATAGTAGCTACTTTATTTATTAATTCTTCATATTCCGATAGAGGATGTCCACTAATATATATTCCCATCATTTCCTTTTCAAAAGCTAAAAGGTATTTATGAGGAAACTCTTTTACATTGGGCAACACATCATATTTCATACTGTTTGGAATATTATCACTAAAAGTATTAAACAAAGACATCTGCCCTTCTATATTTTTTCTTTTATCTTGATGAATTCCCTCTATTATTTTTTCATATACAGCTAAAAGCTGAGCTCTATTCACATTCAAACTATCAAATACCCCTGCCTTAATCATACTTTCTACAGCTCTCTTATTTAACTCTTTAGTTTCTATTCTTTCACAAAAATCAATAAAACTTGTAAATTTTTTTTCTCTTCTCGCCTTTATAATAGAATTTATTATACCAATACCTACATTTTTAATAGCCAACAATCCAAATCTTATTTTATTTCCAGATACAGTAAATTTGTCAAAACTCTCATTAATATCGGGTTTAAGTATTTCAATACCCTGTCTTTTACAGTCATCAATATATTGAGCTATCTTACTTGAATTACCCATAACACTCGTCATAAGTGCTGCCATAAACTCAACAGGATAATAACACTTAAGATATGCAGTCTGATATGCAAGCACTGCATAACTAGCAGCATGACTTTTATTAAAAGCATATTTTGCAAAATCTATCATATCATCAAATATTGTATTTGCAACATCTTTTGGAATACCATTTCTTACGCAACCACGAATTTCTATATTTCCATTTTCATCTACTTTTCCATTTATAAAATATTCTCTTTCTTTTACCATTACATCCATTTTCTTTTTACCCATAGCTCTTCTAACAAGGTCGCTTCTACCATAACTATATCCACCTAATTCTCTAACTACCTGCATAACCTGCTCTTGATAAACTAAACAACCATAAGTAACTTTTAATATAGGCTCAAGCTTAGGATGTAGATAAGTTATTTTCTCCGGATTATTTTTATTTTCAATATATTTTGGAATAGATTCCATAGGTCCGGGTCTATATAGAGAAATTCCAGCTATTATATCTTCAAGACACTGCGGTTTTAATTCTCTCATAAATCTGCGCATTCCCGTACTCTCTAACTGAAAAACTCCTAAAGTTTCTCCACTGCTTATTAATTCATACACCTTCGGGTCATCATATGGAATATTTGAAATATCTATTTCTACTCCTTTATGTTCTTTTATAAGCTTTAAAGCATCTTTAATAACTGTTAAATTCCTAAGTCCCAAAAAATCCATTTTAAGAAGTCCTAATTCTTCTAATAGCGTCATATTAAATTGTGTAGTTATATTATTATCATGAAGATATAATGGCACATATTCATCAACAGCTTCTTTTGCTATAACTACTCCTGCTGCATGGGTAGATGCATGTCTAGGCATACCTTCTACTGCTCTTGCTATGTCAATAAGATACCTTGCTCTTTCATCTGTATTGTAAATACTTTTTAATTTCGGATTCATTTCTAGAGCTTTATCTATTGTCATTCCAAGCTGAAATGGAACTTCTTTAGCTATTTTATCTACTTCACTATAAGGCATATTAATAGCCCTTCCCACATCTCTAATAGCTCCTCTTGCAGCCATAGTACCAAATGTTATTATTTGAGCAACTTTTTCACTTCCGTACTTTTTAATAACGTAATCTATAACTTCTCCGCGTCTTTCATCTTCAAAATCTATATCGATATCCGGCATTGTAACACGTTCTGGATTTAAAAATCTTTCAAATATAAGATTATACTTAATAGGGTCTATATCCGTTATATTTAAAGTATATGCAACTATACTTCCTCCACAGCTACCTCTTCCCGGTCCTACTAAAATCCCATTATCTTTTGCATATTTAATAAAATCCCATACTATTAAAAAATAATCAACATATCCCATCTGCTCTATTATAGATAACTCATATTCAAGTCTTTCTTTCAAATTTTCTGTAACTTTTTTATATCTTCTTTTAAGTCCTTCATAACACAATTTTCTTAAATATTCATTAGGCGTATACCCACTAGGCACATCATATTTAGGTAAATGCATTTGATTGAAATCAAATTCCACATTACACATATCTGCAATTTTTTGCGTATTTTCTATAGCCTCAGGTACATGAGAAAATAACTTTTCCATTTCTTGCGGTGATTTTAGATAAAATTCATTTGACTCAAATTTCATTCTATCTTTATCTTCTATTGTTTTACCCGTTTGAATACAAAGGAGTATATCGTGAACCTTATAATCTTCATAAGTAAGATAATGCACATCATTTGTAGCAACTAAAGGAATTCCCGTTTCTTTGCTTAATCTTATCAATTCTTTATTAACTATTTTTTGTTCTTCTAAACCATGGTCTTGTAGTTCTAAATAAAAATTACCTTGTCCAAAAATATTATTTAATTTTAAAGCTAACTTTTTTGCACCTTCAAAATTATTATCTAATATTCTCCTCTGAATATCTCCTGCAAGACATGCACTAAGACAAATTAAATCATCACTATACTCTTGAAGTAATTCATAATCTATTCTCGGCTTATAATAAAATCCTTCAGTATATCCTTTTGAAACAATCTTTATTAAATTTTTATAACCCTTATTATTTTTTGCAAGTAAAACTAAATGTCCCATATTCTTATCTTTAATAGAATCTTTATCAAATCTACTCCTCGGTGCAGTATATACTTCACATCCTATTATCGGTTTTATACCATATTTTTTACCTTCTTTATAAAAGTCAATCACTCCAAACATTGAACCATGATCAGTAATGGCCACTGAATCCATTCCCAATTCCTTTACTCTCTTAAACAAATTTGAAATCCTAGTATAACCATCCAACAAACTATATTCACTATGAAGATGAAGATGGACAAATTTTTTTCCCATATATATTCCATCCTTCCTAAATCAAAATACATCTTTAAAACAATTATACTATATAAAATAAAAATCTGCCTTTACAAAAGACAGACTTTTTACAATTTATATTCATGTATTAATGAAGTTATTGCAACATCAGGATTTTTATTAATATCCACTTCAATATAATCTGTTACTTTTCTTCCATCATTTCCTATAAGTATTCTTACAATTGGCTTATTGGGCTTAAATTTATTTATATCTACAACTAATCCTACCTCATTAGTATTTAATCTGACTATACTACCAACTGGATAAATTCCTATACATTTAATAAATTCTTTTACTATTTCTTTATCAAATTGAGAACCGGCCATAGTCCTTATATATTCTAAAGCCTCGTATGCATCTACTTTACTTTTATATGTCCTATTAGATGTGAGAGCATCATATACATCTGCTATAGCAACTATTTTTGAATAACAATGTATATCATCTAAACTTTTACCTTGTGGGTAGCCACATCCATCAGGTCTTTCATGATGTGAAAGCACTACCTGTGCTGCAATTTCACTTATTAAACTATTTTTCTTTATTATTTCATATCCATAAATAGTATGTTTTTTTACTATATCATATTCTTCTGCTGTCAATGGTCCGGGTTTATTTAATATTTCTTTTGGAACCATCATTTTACCTATATCGTGAAGAATAGCACCTATTCCTAAATCTAAAAGCTCATCATAACTATACCCTAAAGAAATTCCTATAACAAGAGATAGTATACAAACATTAACTGAATGTTCAAATGTATAATCATCTACTTTTCTTAGATTTTCCAAACTAATTATTACTTCATCATTACTCAATAGATTATCAAGTATATTAGAAACAATATTTTTTAATCTTTCAACATCAATATTATTATCGAAATAAATTTTTTTCATTGTCTTTTCTATAAAATCCTTTGCTTCACGTCTAGTTTTTTCAAAAATAATTTTTTTATGTGAATTATCATGATACATGGTTTTACAATGATTACTATAACTATCATCATTTTCCTCATTTACTATTAAAATCTCATCTATGCCTAAATCTTTTATTTTTTTTAAATATGAATCTCTAATCTTTATACCTTTGCTAAGTAAAATATTCCCATTATTATCATATATATTCTGTCCTAAAATCATTCCTGCTTTAACGTTTTCTACATTTATTTTACTTGTCCTATTATCCATTGTAGTCCTCCGTGAAAAAAATGGTAATTTAATAAGTAGGTTCTACAATAATCAATAAATTCCTTTAAAATATTCTAATTATTTATATTTTTAGTCATAAAGTCCTAATAAATTATCTTTTTTTAAATTTTGCGTAATATTATAGTTACATGTAGTTATATAAAGTTATTTTTATTATTACTTATAAATTTAGCAAATCTTCATTTATAACCTTTTCAAGTGCTTTGATTGCTTCCATTTCATCTGGTCCATCAATCACAATGGTTATCTTACTATTCTTAGAAATTCCCAATGCCATAATTCCCATTATACTCTTTGCATTTACTTTTTCGTCTTGTCTTTCTATAAAAATATCTGACATGAACTTATTAGTAGTTTTTACAAATAAAGCTGCTGCCCTTGAATGTAATCCCAATTCGTTTCTTATAACAAATTCTTTTCTAATCATCATCTATTCCCCCTTTTAACTTTTCAGCTATCTTTTCTATTTTTCTAAGTCTATGATTTACTCCAGATTTCCCAACTGGTGGATTTAACATCTGTCCTAATTCCTTTAAACTAGCATCTCTATACTTAAGTCTTAATTCAGCAATTTCTCTTAAATTATCCGGTAGTACTTTTAAGCCAACAGTATTTTTAATGTACTCTATATTTTTTATCTGTCTTAATGCAGCTTCAACAATTTTACTTAAATTTGCAGTTTCACAATTTACTATTCTATTTACATTATTTCTCATCTGTTTCATAATTCTAATATTTTCCAAATTCAAAAGTGCATTATGAGCTCCAATAATATTTAATAAATCTACAATTTGATCTCCTTCTTTTAAATACACAACATAATTATTTTTCCTCATTATTACTTTTGAATTTAATCCATAACTATTTATTAAATTCTTTAACTCTTCACTAAACTCCTCACTATGAGTAACAAATTCTAAATGATATGTTTTTTCTGGATCACTAACTGAACCACCGCCAAGAAAAGCTCCTCTTAAATACGCTCTTTTACAACATTCCCTTTCTATTAGTTTACTAGGAATTTTATAATTTATACTAAATTTATTATCTTCAAAATTTATTATTCCCATCTTTTGAAGCATTTCATTAGCACCTGCTACTAAAACAACATAAATATTACTTTTCTTGAGAACTTTATTTTTTTTAACAAGTACTTCAGTATGAACATTAAAAACTTTTTTAAACAAGGAAAACGTTAACCTAGCAATCGCAGCATTTTCCGTAGTTACTTTTATATTTACTCTATTCAGTCCTACAAGCTGTATTGTACCGCTCATTCTTATTAAAGCTGACGCTTCAGCTAATTGACAACATTTCTTTTCAAACATTTTTCTAACTATTTCGTTTTTAGTTTGCGATGAAAAAGACATTTTAATATCACCTACTTCATTTTAAGCATTATTGTTTATTATATCACAACTATTCAAAATAATTATTAAAACTTTCCAATACAAAATATTTTATCAACAATAAAGTACTATAATTTTTTCTTATCAGAATAAATCAAACTTAAAAAGATAATAATATTTTTGACCAAACTTTTGGAGGTGAAATAAAGATGGCTAACTACCCTAAAATGCACGTTAAATGTTCAGTATCTAATTGCAAATACAATAAAAACAACTACTGTCATGCTGATAAACTAGAAGTAAATGCCATAGGAGATGGATATGCTCTAACAAGTGAAGGTACTGCATGCAGTACATTTGTATCTAGTGTAGATAATAATAAAACTTATTAAAAAATAAAAGACCTCTTTTTCATGAGGTCTTTTTAATTTCTTCTATTGCCTTATTTATTATATTCTTTTCATCTTCATACTTAGCTAAATCTTTTACCCTATTTATATGAATAAATTTTGCATCTATAAAGCCTTCTTCCTTTTGTGGAATACAATCCATGCTTCTTGCCTTCATTAGATACCAATGCACAGTTTTATTTACTATTTCATCACTATTCCAACCATTTTTAAATGAATAATTAATTTTTCCAAGATATTTAATAACATCGGCCTTTACTCCACCTTCTTCAAAAACTTCTCTAACTGATGCTTCAACTATATCTTCATCTTCTTCTATTTTTCCTTTCGGC
The Caminicella sporogenes DSM 14501 DNA segment above includes these coding regions:
- a CDS encoding HD-GYP domain-containing protein, giving the protein MDNRTSKINVENVKAGMILGQNIYDNNGNILLSKGIKIRDSYLKKIKDLGIDEILIVNEENDDSYSNHCKTMYHDNSHKKIIFEKTRREAKDFIEKTMKKIYFDNNIDVERLKNIVSNILDNLLSNDEVIISLENLRKVDDYTFEHSVNVCILSLVIGISLGYSYDELLDLGIGAILHDIGKMMVPKEILNKPGPLTAEEYDIVKKHTIYGYEIIKKNSLISEIAAQVVLSHHERPDGCGYPQGKSLDDIHCYSKIVAIADVYDALTSNRTYKSKVDAYEALEYIRTMAGSQFDKEIVKEFIKCIGIYPVGSIVRLNTNEVGLVVDINKFKPNKPIVRILIGNDGRKVTDYIEVDINKNPDVAITSLIHEYKL
- a CDS encoding HPr family phosphocarrier protein, yielding MIRKEFVIRNELGLHSRAAALFVKTTNKFMSDIFIERQDEKVNAKSIMGIMALGISKNSKITIVIDGPDEMEAIKALEKVINEDLLNL
- a CDS encoding DUF1540 domain-containing protein, which produces MANYPKMHVKCSVSNCKYNKNNYCHADKLEVNAIGDGYALTSEGTACSTFVSSVDNNKTY
- the whiA gene encoding DNA-binding protein WhiA encodes the protein MSFSSQTKNEIVRKMFEKKCCQLAEASALIRMSGTIQLVGLNRVNIKVTTENAAIARLTFSLFKKVFNVHTEVLVKKNKVLKKSNIYVVLVAGANEMLQKMGIINFEDNKFSINYKIPSKLIERECCKRAYLRGAFLGGGSVSDPEKTYHLEFVTHSEEFSEELKNLINSYGLNSKVIMRKNNYVVYLKEGDQIVDLLNIIGAHNALLNLENIRIMKQMRNNVNRIVNCETANLSKIVEAALRQIKNIEYIKNTVGLKVLPDNLREIAELRLKYRDASLKELGQMLNPPVGKSGVNHRLRKIEKIAEKLKGGIDDD
- a CDS encoding NUDIX hydrolase, producing MKVEISAGGVVYFGNAILLLRKFNGDWVLPKGKIEEDEDIVEASVREVFEEGGVKADVIKYLGKINYSFKNGWNSDEIVNKTVHWYLMKARSMDCIPQKEEGFIDAKFIHINRVKDLAKYEDEKNIINKAIEEIKKTS
- a CDS encoding DNA polymerase III subunit alpha — translated: MGKKFVHLHLHSEYSLLDGYTRISNLFKRVKELGMDSVAITDHGSMFGVIDFYKEGKKYGIKPIIGCEVYTAPRSRFDKDSIKDKNMGHLVLLAKNNKGYKNLIKIVSKGYTEGFYYKPRIDYELLQEYSDDLICLSACLAGDIQRRILDNNFEGAKKLALKLNNIFGQGNFYLELQDHGLEEQKIVNKELIRLSKETGIPLVATNDVHYLTYEDYKVHDILLCIQTGKTIEDKDRMKFESNEFYLKSPQEMEKLFSHVPEAIENTQKIADMCNVEFDFNQMHLPKYDVPSGYTPNEYLRKLCYEGLKRRYKKVTENLKERLEYELSIIEQMGYVDYFLIVWDFIKYAKDNGILVGPGRGSCGGSIVAYTLNITDIDPIKYNLIFERFLNPERVTMPDIDIDFEDERRGEVIDYVIKKYGSEKVAQIITFGTMAARGAIRDVGRAINMPYSEVDKIAKEVPFQLGMTIDKALEMNPKLKSIYNTDERARYLIDIARAVEGMPRHASTHAAGVVIAKEAVDEYVPLYLHDNNITTQFNMTLLEELGLLKMDFLGLRNLTVIKDALKLIKEHKGVEIDISNIPYDDPKVYELISSGETLGVFQLESTGMRRFMRELKPQCLEDIIAGISLYRPGPMESIPKYIENKNNPEKITYLHPKLEPILKVTYGCLVYQEQVMQVVRELGGYSYGRSDLVRRAMGKKKMDVMVKEREYFINGKVDENGNIEIRGCVRNGIPKDVANTIFDDMIDFAKYAFNKSHAASYAVLAYQTAYLKCYYPVEFMAALMTSVMGNSSKIAQYIDDCKRQGIEILKPDINESFDKFTVSGNKIRFGLLAIKNVGIGIINSIIKARREKKFTSFIDFCERIETKELNKRAVESMIKAGVFDSLNVNRAQLLAVYEKIIEGIHQDKRKNIEGQMSLFNTFSDNIPNSMKYDVLPNVKEFPHKYLLAFEKEMMGIYISGHPLSEYEELINKVATINSNELREMNDEGGSHEFKDGDKVIIPGIIIKKQDKVTKNNNLMAFLTVEDLYGPVEVIVFPTVYDKTLEYLHEDSIVIVIGKINLKEDEEPKILADNILPLTKENVKKLINVVKYEKREVSRKLFLKLKYMDLKKINIIKSILSKKRGNIPVYLYIESEKKKLKADKSLWVNIDEEIIKQLKKVVGEDSVKIC